One Faecalicatena sp. Marseille-Q4148 DNA window includes the following coding sequences:
- a CDS encoding pyridoxamine kinase — protein sequence MKPVKRVALLHDLCAVGKAALTNMMPILSVMGIEACPIPTMLLSTHTGGYGKPAVTKTENAYLHDCARHFREQQIRFDGIFVGYLGSREIISACEAFLEYFPEVPVIFDPIMGDNGSYYSNFDSSYCEEMKRLLKRSDIIIPNLTEACLLCQTPYCEEMGADQLRELCQELCVQMKPEGKVILTSAPAPDGKKAVTLYQNQTAEQFFFPSCGGHYHGTGDVFDGVFTAAWMQGKEISECVRMAHEFTACCIQTSSRYVYPERDGLLLETCLPALFEK from the coding sequence ATGAAACCAGTCAAAAGAGTAGCGCTGCTTCACGATCTGTGTGCAGTGGGAAAGGCAGCGCTTACGAATATGATGCCGATACTTAGTGTGATGGGCATAGAAGCCTGTCCAATCCCGACGATGCTGCTCTCTACCCATACCGGAGGGTATGGAAAGCCAGCGGTTACGAAAACGGAAAATGCGTATCTGCATGACTGTGCGAGACATTTCCGGGAACAGCAAATAAGGTTCGACGGAATTTTTGTCGGTTATCTTGGGAGCAGGGAGATTATTTCTGCCTGTGAAGCATTTCTTGAATATTTTCCGGAGGTTCCGGTGATTTTTGATCCGATTATGGGAGATAATGGGAGTTATTACAGCAATTTTGACAGCAGTTATTGTGAAGAAATGAAGCGGCTTCTAAAACGCTCCGACATTATCATTCCGAATCTGACGGAAGCCTGTCTTCTCTGCCAGACGCCATATTGTGAAGAAATGGGCGCGGATCAACTTCGTGAACTTTGTCAGGAGCTCTGTGTACAGATGAAACCGGAAGGGAAGGTGATTTTGACAAGTGCGCCGGCTCCGGACGGTAAGAAAGCAGTAACATTGTATCAGAATCAAACAGCAGAACAGTTCTTCTTTCCTTCTTGCGGAGGACATTATCACGGAACCGGAGATGTGTTTGACGGTGTATTTACTGCAGCATGGATGCAGGGAAAAGAAATCTCGGAGTGTGTGCGGATGGCGCATGAATTTACAGCATGTTGTATTCAGACAAGCAGCCGGTATGTGTATCCGGAGAGGGACGGACTGCTTCTGGAGACTTGTCTGCCGGCGCTTTTTGAAAAATAA
- a CDS encoding DUF896 domain-containing protein: protein MDEAKIARINELYRKSKAEGLTKEEAKEQQVLRQEYIEAIRRNLRGQLNNISIQNPDGTVTDLGKKYGNKNKLTS from the coding sequence ATGGACGAGGCAAAAATTGCGCGAATCAATGAATTATATAGAAAATCAAAAGCAGAAGGATTAACAAAAGAAGAAGCGAAGGAGCAGCAGGTGCTCCGCCAGGAATATATTGAGGCGATCCGCAGAAACCTGAGAGGACAGCTCAACAATATTTCTATCCAGAATCCAGATGGAACGGTTACAGATCTGGGCAAAAAATACGGCAATAAAAATAAACTCACATCATAA
- a CDS encoding DUF4250 domain-containing protein, with product MLPKKDPVMLLSAVNMKLRDVYPSLEELCRAMDEDAAEIQRILDGIDYKYDADSNRFV from the coding sequence ATGTTGCCAAAAAAAGATCCTGTGATGCTGCTAAGCGCAGTGAATATGAAGCTGAGAGATGTGTATCCGTCATTGGAAGAATTGTGCCGTGCAATGGATGAAGATGCGGCAGAAATTCAGCGAATCCTTGACGGAATCGATTATAAATATGATGCAGACAGCAATCGTTTTGTTTAG
- the miaB gene encoding tRNA (N6-isopentenyl adenosine(37)-C2)-methylthiotransferase MiaB: MPEYHRNTEEEMDVLLEKIDLSQPAPTEEPMRQYYFIKKAKEYVKKAEEAAGRPLTACITTFGCQMNARDSEKLAGILEQIGYQETEDEEHADFVIFNTCTVRENANMRVYGRLGQLNHAKKQNPHMMIALCGCMMQEPEVVEKLKKSYRFVDLIFGTHNIYKFAELIATRFESERMVIDIWKDTDKIVEDLPTERKYSFKSGVNIMFGCNNFCSYCIVPYVRGRERSRDPKDIIREIEKLVSDGVVEVMLLGQNVNSYGKTLEHPISFAQLLTEIEKIEGLERIRFMTSHPKDLSDELIEVMKHSKKICRHLHLPVQSGSSRILQKMNRRYTKESYLELVRKIKEAIPDISLTTDIIVGFPGETEEDFEETMDVVRKVRYDSAFTFIYSKRTGTPAAIMEDQVPEEIVKERFDRLLAEVQKISAEVCAIHSGTVQKVLVESVNAHDPSLVTGRLSNNILVHFPGNEELIGTLVDVRLNECKGFYYIGEAI, from the coding sequence ATGCCAGAGTACCATAGAAATACAGAAGAAGAAATGGATGTTCTTCTGGAGAAAATTGATCTGAGTCAGCCGGCGCCGACAGAAGAACCAATGAGACAGTATTATTTTATTAAAAAGGCAAAAGAGTATGTAAAGAAAGCAGAAGAAGCAGCAGGGCGTCCGTTGACGGCATGCATCACTACGTTTGGATGCCAGATGAATGCAAGAGATTCAGAAAAACTGGCAGGAATTCTTGAACAGATTGGGTATCAGGAAACAGAGGATGAAGAACACGCTGATTTTGTCATTTTTAATACATGTACCGTTCGGGAAAATGCGAATATGAGAGTGTACGGACGGCTTGGACAGTTAAATCATGCAAAAAAGCAAAATCCACATATGATGATTGCCCTTTGCGGCTGCATGATGCAGGAGCCGGAAGTTGTAGAAAAACTGAAAAAGAGCTATCGGTTTGTAGATCTGATTTTCGGCACACATAATATTTATAAATTTGCAGAGTTGATTGCAACAAGATTTGAATCTGAGCGGATGGTCATTGATATCTGGAAAGATACCGATAAAATTGTAGAAGATCTTCCGACTGAGCGAAAGTATTCGTTCAAGTCCGGTGTGAATATTATGTTCGGATGCAACAATTTCTGCAGTTATTGTATTGTACCGTATGTGCGCGGACGGGAGCGGAGCCGTGATCCGAAAGATATTATCCGGGAAATTGAAAAGCTTGTATCGGACGGTGTTGTAGAAGTAATGCTTCTTGGACAAAATGTAAATTCTTACGGAAAGACATTGGAGCATCCAATCAGTTTCGCACAGCTTTTGACAGAAATCGAAAAGATTGAAGGACTGGAACGTATTCGTTTTATGACGTCTCATCCGAAAGATTTGTCAGATGAGCTGATTGAAGTCATGAAACATTCCAAAAAGATCTGCCGTCATCTCCACCTTCCGGTTCAGTCCGGAAGCAGTCGGATTCTGCAAAAAATGAATCGCCGTTATACAAAAGAGAGTTATCTGGAGCTTGTAAGAAAAATTAAAGAAGCAATTCCGGACATTTCGCTGACAACAGATATCATCGTAGGATTTCCGGGAGAAACGGAAGAAGATTTTGAAGAAACAATGGACGTAGTCAGAAAAGTAAGATACGATAGTGCATTTACATTTATCTATTCAAAACGTACCGGAACACCTGCAGCGATTATGGAAGATCAGGTGCCGGAAGAGATTGTGAAAGAACGGTTTGACCGTTTGCTTGCAGAAGTACAGAAGATTTCGGCAGAAGTATGTGCGATCCACAGCGGTACGGTTCAGAAAGTTTTGGTAGAATCTGTTAATGCACATGATCCTTCCCTTGTGACAGGACGTTTAAGCAATAACATACTTGTGCATTTTCCGGGAAATGAAGAGTTGATCGGAACACTTGTAGATGTCAGATTAAATGAATGTAAAGGATTTTATTATATCGGAGAAGCGATTTAA
- a CDS encoding protein phosphatase 2C domain-containing protein — MYQRICITAVTDQGSRKENQDNFQIDTKVPYIREDYADAVEMMEADEKIHFACVCDGIGGETLGRLAALSVLEMTATCLKNQTSEEELAGFVEKTMDHIARKLAQVYEKLKEQGGTTIAMFAWKQEQFWAVNIGDSPIYQIGEDRITELSEAHTLAGYKLSVDIVPEKGDEHILLNYIGKKELSGSEMMHTFKGTLHLGDKFFLCSDGISKCFDCEKIYQTVKEKGADSVAELTEQAAKAENSDNCTAMLIVAE; from the coding sequence ATGTATCAGAGAATTTGTATTACAGCGGTTACCGATCAGGGCAGCAGAAAAGAAAATCAAGATAACTTTCAAATTGACACAAAAGTACCTTATATTAGAGAAGATTATGCAGATGCAGTGGAAATGATGGAAGCTGATGAGAAAATCCATTTTGCCTGTGTCTGCGATGGAATTGGAGGAGAAACACTTGGACGGCTGGCAGCGCTTAGCGTACTGGAGATGACTGCGACTTGTTTAAAAAATCAGACTTCTGAAGAAGAGCTTGCTGGTTTCGTAGAAAAAACTATGGATCATATTGCCAGGAAACTGGCACAGGTATATGAAAAGCTCAAGGAACAGGGAGGAACGACCATCGCAATGTTTGCCTGGAAGCAGGAACAGTTTTGGGCAGTGAACATAGGAGACAGTCCGATCTATCAGATTGGTGAAGATCGTATTACAGAATTAAGTGAAGCACATACGCTTGCAGGATACAAATTATCGGTCGATATCGTACCGGAAAAAGGCGATGAGCATATACTTTTGAACTATATTGGAAAGAAAGAACTATCAGGAAGCGAGATGATGCACACTTTTAAGGGAACGCTGCATCTGGGAGATAAATTTTTCCTTTGCTCCGATGGAATTTCAAAGTGTTTTGACTGTGAGAAGATTTATCAGACTGTGAAGGAAAAGGGGGCTGACAGTGTTGCTGAATTGACAGAGCAGGCTGCAAAGGCTGAAAATTCCGATAATTGCACTGCTATGCTGATTGTCGCAGAATAG
- a CDS encoding VWA domain-containing protein, protein MGWNVEAKNYGPSKRMPIGIVCDISSSMEDVREILNCSLKELYNIVRETKKLEKSVDLLVIFYNGEAEVRVNLEPVESIDPNRLRIDRVTGYTDTGKALLKALELLNQKKNEYKSKMIEYWQPNLFLITDGYPCAWMGAPDEEYRKIMRSYQAAAEEIHRLTDNRKLQFAAAGIQRNSRSETSANIPKLRELSANVVCISEDISGMKTIKDFIKLIGATMVNRETEIVDLIHQIM, encoded by the coding sequence ATGGGATGGAATGTAGAAGCTAAAAATTATGGGCCATCAAAGCGTATGCCGATCGGGATTGTGTGTGATATCAGCAGTTCTATGGAGGATGTAAGAGAGATACTGAATTGCTCTTTGAAAGAACTTTATAACATCGTAAGAGAGACGAAAAAGCTGGAAAAAAGTGTGGATCTGCTTGTCATTTTTTATAATGGGGAAGCAGAAGTCCGGGTGAATCTTGAGCCAGTGGAATCTATTGATCCTAATCGGTTAAGAATTGACCGGGTGACAGGCTATACAGATACAGGAAAAGCTTTATTAAAAGCATTGGAGTTGTTAAATCAGAAGAAAAATGAATACAAATCAAAGATGATAGAGTATTGGCAACCAAACTTATTTTTGATTACAGACGGATATCCATGTGCATGGATGGGAGCGCCGGATGAGGAATACAGGAAAATTATGCGTTCTTATCAGGCTGCTGCCGAAGAAATCCACCGCCTGACAGACAATAGAAAACTGCAGTTTGCTGCGGCCGGTATCCAAAGAAATTCAAGATCAGAAACGTCAGCAAATATCCCGAAATTGCGGGAGTTAAGCGCTAATGTGGTATGTATTTCTGAAGATATTTCCGGAATGAAGACGATCAAAGACTTTATTAAACTAATCGGCGCTACTATGGTAAACAGAGAGACAGAGATTGTAGATCTGATTCATCAAATAATGTAG
- a CDS encoding protein phosphatase 2C domain-containing protein, whose product MKILRFLRKGIAHEESGTECQDAAAYMQYEEDLAVLVISDGASQAGYARIGAECNVHAVLELFRQISVEEFLAKTEAEQKQMILGQCLREIAGKADNVQCYDLRQFSATLVFAVITKDLVLTGHLGDGAIYMTNAKHQSCFSSEPENIQVSYRTYFTVSKDAYEHLFLQTVKRDELHPAMVVMMSDGPQLMFKDRGFGRPEETAEEMSPFLVKGQVTSDEDLGELLDAMTELESEKMDDWSMLAAILEEQEPEPESVVPCAEEQMKEHEELKEGKREAVQEQKEPEKETQEKLFREKASQEGSIQKETPKKERREDRTEAAKHVIAVSEALYKHYRTTIEDPQVLEKILKYNHKEYRILNRIYKRKDTYEYTARCGADRYYIVMILMDRYLQKYPKTDWKNRHELETQRIRETFAALKEENLRQNKETELDFLEVRIKNTDWVWMFLLIEKNTVVPKSMQNSFSIEREQRCMSIEEIFVHMEKIFKNMLNL is encoded by the coding sequence ATGAAAATTTTACGATTTCTCCGAAAAGGGATCGCACATGAAGAATCCGGGACGGAATGTCAGGATGCGGCTGCATACATGCAGTACGAAGAGGATCTTGCAGTTCTGGTAATTTCTGATGGCGCAAGCCAGGCCGGATATGCTCGGATCGGAGCAGAGTGTAATGTACATGCAGTTTTAGAACTGTTTCGTCAGATATCTGTGGAAGAATTTTTGGCAAAGACAGAAGCAGAACAAAAGCAAATGATTTTGGGGCAGTGTCTTCGTGAAATTGCAGGAAAAGCGGATAATGTGCAGTGTTATGATCTGCGTCAGTTTTCTGCGACACTGGTATTTGCAGTGATCACAAAGGATCTGGTGCTCACAGGACATTTGGGCGACGGCGCAATTTATATGACAAATGCAAAACATCAGAGTTGCTTTTCATCAGAACCCGAGAATATCCAGGTGTCTTACCGTACCTATTTCACTGTCAGTAAGGACGCCTATGAGCATCTATTTCTTCAGACAGTCAAAAGAGACGAACTTCATCCGGCTATGGTTGTCATGATGTCAGATGGTCCACAGCTGATGTTTAAAGACAGAGGCTTTGGAAGACCGGAAGAAACGGCAGAGGAGATGTCTCCGTTTCTTGTAAAAGGACAAGTAACGTCGGATGAAGATCTGGGAGAGCTTTTAGACGCCATGACAGAACTGGAATCTGAGAAAATGGATGATTGGTCAATGTTGGCGGCAATACTTGAGGAGCAGGAACCTGAACCGGAGTCCGTAGTACCATGTGCAGAAGAACAGATGAAAGAACATGAAGAATTAAAAGAGGGAAAAAGAGAAGCTGTTCAAGAACAGAAGGAACCTGAAAAAGAGACACAGGAGAAACTGTTCCGGGAGAAAGCGTCTCAGGAAGGCTCTATTCAGAAAGAAACACCGAAGAAAGAACGCCGGGAAGACAGGACAGAAGCGGCAAAACATGTGATCGCAGTTTCGGAAGCGCTGTATAAACATTATCGAACGACAATTGAAGATCCACAGGTGTTGGAAAAAATTCTGAAATATAATCACAAAGAATATCGGATCCTTAACAGAATATACAAAAGGAAGGATACATATGAATATACTGCACGCTGTGGAGCGGATCGCTATTATATTGTAATGATCCTAATGGATCGATATTTACAAAAATATCCGAAAACAGACTGGAAGAACCGACATGAGTTGGAAACACAACGCATTAGAGAAACATTTGCAGCATTAAAGGAAGAAAATTTGAGGCAGAATAAGGAAACAGAATTAGATTTCTTAGAAGTCAGAATTAAGAACACAGACTGGGTATGGATGTTTTTGTTGATAGAAAAGAATACCGTTGTTCCAAAATCGATGCAGAACAGTTTTTCCATCGAGAGAGAACAGAGATGTATGTCAATCGAAGAAATATTTGTACATATGGAGAAAATTTTTAAAAATATGCTTAATCTGTAA
- a CDS encoding protein kinase — translation MTREKISEILKQYITPALALGDKLGQGAMGEVYDIKGHSCDAILKVIDIEAALEELLKDISGSIREVVYQDYYKRLLENTRKEVNFLKELQGCEGITKLIAAYELDAPQKCFFILQEKYQELDMFISTQNLTQGLLIQMATDILETLVILEKKQVLHRDIKPANIFIKWEYGAPKFVLGDFGLARTVLFKDGEVTICGTPAFMAPELERGMIHGYNSDIFSLGASLFYIMTQGDLPQRFHMRNKTPCIEQGSKEFRNIILKAIRVDPRDRYQHPSEMLQALRSLSNAEYTRPIIYNRYVSLAKQAILDGDLKTAQQIAVKGCHNCNSAKEATACFRIYMYIKMKIENDYDRFPESEVVRLKKIADRGDAVAQYLYGLYLFDTRRETDGIAYMHQSAENGCEIGGYVYGRMLCQGFVKPPVNIAVDRVHGIKYLEHAALKGYIPAIRYLKRLKEQHLDYVPDREIQSLLQVEIFHYDELKQMYMIPFL, via the coding sequence ATGACAAGAGAAAAAATCAGTGAGATTTTAAAACAATATATAACCCCGGCGCTTGCCTTAGGGGATAAACTCGGGCAAGGTGCAATGGGAGAAGTGTATGACATAAAAGGACATTCCTGTGATGCGATTTTGAAAGTGATTGACATTGAAGCGGCATTAGAAGAGCTACTGAAGGACATCAGCGGCTCTATCAGAGAAGTTGTATATCAGGATTATTACAAAAGGCTTTTAGAAAATACAAGAAAAGAAGTAAATTTCTTAAAGGAGCTACAGGGATGTGAGGGAATTACGAAACTGATCGCTGCATATGAGTTGGATGCTCCCCAAAAGTGTTTTTTTATTCTTCAGGAAAAATATCAGGAACTGGATATGTTTATCAGTACACAGAATCTGACACAGGGACTTTTGATTCAAATGGCGACAGATATCCTGGAAACATTGGTGATCTTAGAGAAAAAACAGGTTTTGCACCGTGATATCAAACCTGCCAATATTTTTATTAAATGGGAATACGGCGCACCTAAATTTGTTCTTGGAGATTTCGGGCTTGCACGGACGGTATTATTTAAGGACGGGGAGGTAACAATATGTGGTACTCCGGCATTTATGGCGCCGGAATTGGAGCGTGGAATGATCCACGGTTATAACAGTGATATTTTCAGTCTGGGTGCGAGTCTGTTCTATATTATGACACAGGGCGACCTGCCGCAGAGATTTCATATGCGAAATAAAACTCCATGTATCGAACAGGGTTCCAAAGAATTCCGGAATATTATCCTTAAGGCAATCAGGGTGGATCCGCGGGATCGATATCAGCACCCGTCTGAAATGCTTCAGGCACTCCGCTCTTTATCGAATGCAGAGTATACGAGACCGATTATCTATAATAGATATGTATCTTTGGCCAAACAGGCAATTCTGGACGGAGATCTCAAAACGGCGCAGCAAATTGCTGTGAAGGGATGCCATAACTGCAACAGTGCGAAAGAAGCGACGGCATGTTTTCGTATTTATATGTACATCAAAATGAAAATAGAAAATGATTATGATCGGTTTCCGGAAAGTGAAGTGGTTCGCTTGAAAAAAATAGCAGACCGTGGTGATGCAGTGGCACAATATCTCTATGGATTATATTTATTTGATACGAGGAGAGAAACAGATGGCATCGCATACATGCATCAATCGGCAGAAAACGGCTGTGAAATAGGCGGGTATGTCTACGGAAGAATGCTTTGTCAGGGGTTTGTAAAACCGCCGGTAAACATTGCAGTGGACAGAGTGCATGGTATCAAGTATTTAGAGCATGCTGCGTTAAAGGGTTATATTCCGGCTATCCGGTATTTAAAGAGACTAAAAGAACAGCATTTGGACTACGTTCCGGATCGCGAAATTCAATCGCTGCTTCAAGTTGAGATTTTCCATTATGATGAACTGAAGCAAATGTATATGATACCATTTCTATAA
- a CDS encoding FHA domain-containing protein, whose translation MSTFISQIAVLAIIIIIMVVILSLFGVIRPKTKQDVLKQMEGLKKGSEKEKKMELEKEIFSADLKTEIMSFWVLEQLNSEDKVVKSFHITKIPKEGLILGIGDDCDIQLEPYKYIGHRHAVLGQDEKGMFLQDMNSTNGVYNSEQKKVQQLDVKDGVVFYLGNAKMQFRAVNPFKREPSDRNLKKTVDPTSGFEQEETVVRVKRL comes from the coding sequence ATGTCAACATTTATTTCTCAAATTGCAGTACTTGCGATTATTATTATCATTATGGTAGTGATTTTGTCGCTATTTGGTGTGATCCGCCCGAAAACAAAACAGGATGTATTGAAACAGATGGAAGGTTTGAAGAAGGGATCTGAAAAAGAGAAGAAAATGGAATTAGAAAAGGAGATATTTTCGGCTGATTTGAAAACAGAAATTATGTCCTTTTGGGTTCTGGAACAGTTAAACAGCGAAGATAAAGTAGTGAAAAGTTTTCATATTACGAAAATTCCGAAAGAAGGATTGATTCTTGGAATCGGAGATGACTGTGATATCCAATTAGAGCCTTACAAATATATCGGTCATCGGCACGCTGTGCTTGGTCAGGATGAAAAAGGGATGTTCCTTCAGGATATGAATTCCACAAACGGAGTTTACAACAGTGAGCAGAAGAAAGTACAACAGTTGGACGTCAAAGATGGAGTTGTATTTTATCTTGGCAATGCAAAAATGCAATTTCGAGCAGTAAATCCGTTTAAGCGTGAACCAAGCGACAGGAATCTAAAAAAAACAGTTGATCCGACATCAGGATTTGAACAGGAAGAAACAGTTGTCCGGGTAAAACGACTTTAA
- a CDS encoding FtsW/RodA/SpoVE family cell cycle protein, which produces MPKMNLTYYWTNLKTEMQDPTFRKNLLALIAVKIMLLCLAAAKGVLDSYATIFLPAGIVSLLLLFGTAALRSDQKITVLVLILQEIGTFIQVFVYKGSLTKYILLQIIAFFGGVLLCAAVILLQKRVTYKQQWMLCLITVTALYLVLFLFGSNINGTRAWIYIGGMSFQITEFTKYLSICGMAAALLGEEEEKKKLFRMFAFVLLNGICLTMIKELGTLFLILLCFFLFTFLFIRQLKYFFISFFTMVGLLAAGIGGVYFLSRYDHPGKVDFVFVEMAAAVWGKLKNRITILTAPESMDPFGSVQQALTAQKAIRLGGILGSSYELQIPVQESEYVFVAMILKLGLLMAIVVLILFLLFLFAGIKNSEYHVSHKKTVWDAPGAIEEMTANGFVYTIYLQSLIAMLGTTNAFLIIGVAIPFLSAGGSSQMVAFAMVCYLIYTRRAISHAAYDKTKERREAVCRRKKVTLNE; this is translated from the coding sequence ATGCCAAAGATGAATTTAACATATTATTGGACGAATTTAAAAACAGAAATGCAGGATCCGACTTTCAGAAAAAATCTTCTGGCGCTGATTGCCGTAAAAATTATGCTTTTGTGTCTCGCGGCCGCGAAGGGAGTGTTGGATAGTTATGCGACAATCTTTTTGCCCGCCGGTATCGTCTCACTTCTCCTACTTTTTGGTACCGCCGCATTAAGATCTGATCAGAAGATTACTGTTTTGGTTCTCATTCTGCAGGAAATTGGGACATTTATACAAGTATTCGTCTACAAAGGTTCGCTGACCAAATACATTCTTCTGCAGATCATTGCTTTTTTTGGGGGAGTGCTTTTATGTGCTGCTGTTATCCTTTTACAGAAACGAGTCACATACAAACAGCAATGGATGCTTTGTCTCATTACGGTTACGGCTCTGTATCTTGTATTATTTCTCTTTGGAAGTAATATCAATGGTACGCGGGCATGGATCTATATCGGCGGTATGTCTTTTCAGATTACAGAGTTTACAAAATATCTCAGTATTTGTGGGATGGCGGCAGCACTTTTGGGAGAGGAAGAAGAGAAGAAGAAATTATTCAGAATGTTCGCTTTTGTATTATTGAATGGAATCTGTCTTACAATGATCAAAGAATTGGGAACGCTGTTTTTGATTCTTCTATGCTTTTTCTTATTTACATTTTTATTTATCCGTCAGTTAAAATATTTCTTCATTTCGTTCTTTACAATGGTCGGACTTCTGGCGGCAGGTATTGGGGGAGTATATTTTCTTTCTCGATATGACCACCCGGGAAAAGTAGATTTCGTATTTGTGGAAATGGCAGCTGCCGTTTGGGGGAAACTCAAAAACCGCATTACAATTTTGACAGCGCCAGAAAGCATGGATCCATTCGGCAGTGTACAGCAGGCATTGACAGCACAGAAGGCAATCCGGCTTGGGGGGATTCTCGGATCTTCTTATGAACTGCAGATACCAGTACAAGAAAGTGAGTATGTGTTTGTTGCAATGATATTAAAATTAGGACTTTTGATGGCTATCGTTGTACTGATTTTATTTTTACTGTTTCTTTTTGCAGGTATCAAAAATTCAGAATATCATGTATCGCACAAGAAAACAGTATGGGATGCTCCCGGTGCGATTGAAGAAATGACTGCCAATGGATTTGTGTATACCATTTATCTTCAGTCGTTAATTGCAATGCTAGGGACAACAAATGCGTTTCTTATCATAGGCGTAGCAATTCCGTTTCTTTCGGCAGGTGGATCAAGTCAGATGGTGGCATTTGCTATGGTGTGCTATCTCATCTACACACGGAGAGCGATTTCTCATGCCGCTTACGATAAAACAAAAGAAAGGAGGGAGGCTGTATGCAGACGAAAAAAAGTAACGCTCAACGAGTAA
- a CDS encoding metallophosphoesterase: MLFVTGDTHGDHDRFFKENEKPGTGDTLIICGDFGYLFSGSKREQEYLNTLTSLPYQILFVDGNHENFDLLETYPVQKWCGGKVHMLRQDKHGIPKVIHLMRGQVFEMKGKKIFTFGGAYSIDKYSRNPGVSWWSQEMPTDEEMQEAIKNLKRHHFQVDYIVTHTAPEDTMTRFHPYHPEEQRLNNFLEWVRENTAYSHWYFGHLHQDKDLWRNQSVLYQEIRNMETNEKIV; the protein is encoded by the coding sequence ATGTTATTTGTTACAGGGGACACTCACGGCGATCATGACAGATTTTTTAAAGAGAATGAAAAACCGGGAACAGGAGATACATTAATCATCTGTGGGGATTTCGGATATCTGTTCAGTGGCAGTAAGCGGGAACAGGAGTATCTGAATACGCTTACCTCCCTTCCATATCAGATACTTTTTGTGGATGGAAACCACGAGAACTTTGACCTTCTGGAAACGTATCCGGTACAGAAGTGGTGTGGAGGGAAGGTTCACATGCTTCGACAGGACAAGCACGGAATCCCGAAAGTCATCCATCTGATGCGCGGGCAGGTTTTTGAAATGAAAGGGAAAAAGATATTTACCTTTGGCGGCGCTTATTCTATTGATAAATATAGCCGAAATCCCGGTGTGAGTTGGTGGAGCCAGGAAATGCCGACCGATGAAGAAATGCAAGAGGCAATCAAGAATTTAAAAAGGCATCATTTTCAGGTGGATTATATTGTAACCCACACTGCTCCGGAAGATACGATGACAAGATTTCATCCATATCATCCGGAGGAGCAGCGGTTAAATAATTTTTTAGAGTGGGTAAGGGAAAATACCGCCTACAGTCACTGGTATTTTGGACATCTTCATCAAGATAAAGACCTATGGAGGAATCAAAGTGTTCTGTATCAGGAGATTAGAAATATGGAGACAAATGAGAAGATTGTCTGA